The window CGACGTCACGCGCGAGGGCGCCGAGCGTCACGTGGCCTTCGGCAAGGGGATCCACCTCTGCGTGGGCGCGCCGCTGGCGCGGGTCGAGGGCCAGATCGCGTTCGAGACCCTGTTCCGCCGGTTCCCCGCGATGCGCCTCGCCGTGCCGCCCGAGGAGGTGCGCTGGAGCAAATCGTTTTTGAGAGGTCTCGTGGAGCTGCCGGTGCTCTTCTAGCGAAAAGGTCAGCCCGGCCGGTTGCGCATGAAGTCGGCGACGTCGGCCAGGCGGCCGAGCAAAAAGGCGCGGATCTCTCCCTGGACGCCGACCTCGTCCATGGCCGTGGTCATGGCGCGCATCCAGGCGTCACGCATGGCGATGTCGACGGGCACCTGGGCGTGGCGCATGCGGAGGCGAGGGTGGCCGTTCTGCGCGATGTAGTCCTGCGGGCCGCCGAGCCAGCCGATGAGGAAAAGCGCGAAGCGGTCGCGGCTGCGGCGGGAGACGCGGCCCTGGTCGTCGAGCTCGTGGAGCTTGGCGAG of the Polyangium spumosum genome contains:
- a CDS encoding group II truncated hemoglobin, with product MPDQPTPFEILGGEAAVRNLCEHFYDAMDRDEPALAKLHELDDQGRVSRRSRDRFALFLIGWLGGPQDYIAQNGHPRLRMRHAQVPVDIAMRDAWMRAMTTAMDEVGVQGEIRAFLLGRLADVADFMRNRPG